From Streptomyces sp. HUAS MG91, the proteins below share one genomic window:
- a CDS encoding polysaccharide deacetylase, protein MTKDIRIALGVDVDAVAGWLGSYGGEDSPNDIQRGVFAGEIGTPRLLKLFERYGIRTSWFIPGHSVETFPEQTRMVVEAGHEIGAHGYSHENPIAMSPQQEEDVLAKSVELIEQFTGRRPKGYVAPWWEMSESTAALLHKYGFSYDHSQNYRDFTPFYARVGDSWTKIDYTAEAKDWMKPLVHGHEVDLVEFCGNWYVDDLPPMMFNKHSHNSHGYVSPRALEQDWKDQFDWVHRELDYAVVPVTLHPDVSGRPQVLLMLERFIEYVSGHEGVSFVTLEDAADDFRHRFPFEGTERPADMR, encoded by the coding sequence ATGACCAAGGACATCCGGATAGCGCTCGGCGTCGACGTGGACGCGGTCGCCGGCTGGCTCGGCAGCTACGGCGGCGAGGACTCCCCCAACGACATCCAGCGCGGCGTCTTCGCCGGTGAGATCGGCACGCCCCGCCTGCTCAAGCTGTTCGAGCGGTACGGGATCCGCACCTCGTGGTTCATCCCGGGCCACTCCGTCGAGACGTTCCCCGAGCAGACCCGGATGGTCGTCGAGGCGGGCCACGAGATCGGCGCGCACGGCTACTCGCACGAGAACCCGATCGCCATGTCACCGCAGCAGGAGGAGGACGTCCTCGCCAAGTCGGTCGAGCTGATCGAACAGTTCACGGGCCGCAGGCCGAAGGGGTATGTCGCGCCCTGGTGGGAGATGTCGGAGTCGACGGCCGCGCTGCTGCACAAGTACGGCTTCTCGTACGACCATTCGCAGAACTACCGCGACTTCACTCCCTTCTACGCCCGGGTCGGCGACTCCTGGACGAAGATCGACTACACGGCGGAGGCCAAGGACTGGATGAAGCCCCTCGTCCACGGCCACGAGGTCGACCTCGTGGAGTTCTGCGGCAACTGGTACGTCGACGACCTGCCGCCCATGATGTTCAACAAGCACAGCCACAACAGCCACGGCTATGTCTCACCGCGCGCCCTGGAGCAGGACTGGAAGGACCAGTTCGACTGGGTGCACCGGGAGCTGGACTACGCCGTCGTCCCGGTCACCCTGCACCCCGACGTCTCCGGCCGCCCGCAGGTGCTGCTGATGCTGGAGCGCTTCATCGAGTACGTGTCCGGGCACGAGGGCGTCTCCTTCGTGACGCTGGAGGACGCCGCGGACGACTTCCGCCACCGCTTCCCCTTCGAGGGCACCGAACGCCCGGCGGACATGCGCTGA
- a CDS encoding peroxidase family protein yields the protein MAETERYAQYERYEGGSPEAERLVFQRLAREIMRVQVANREASGAPGHERAFHAKAALGVENARLRFNDDLPAALTAGFARPGADYPATVRLSNASGMRGPDSAPDLHGVAVRVQVTGEESHDLLATSFPVSHARDAREFVAFAKAMAGARTPLRKAYGLFVKLPLAVGLGTAARMRRNVQAATRHTVNSLARETYWSRGAILWSEAGPVRYLLRPSVGGATEPRPDRTDPDFLHKELARRLERDDVSFDLCVQRYVDERRTPVEDGSVEWKEAVSPPVPVARLTIPRQDVTTAEARSAARRIEELAFNPWFTTEEFRPLGNLNRARKVAYEASAAQRGGTRFTTEEPLRNQVLDVPVGLAFRILNRVVPWHKLPLDAGLLNLVFLRKTLRRFNLIDTDVQEAPPKAAAVPVPVDERLRTARSYDGTYNDLSAPAMGAVGAAFGRNLKPVYRPDLFDTPNPVTVSRRLLARESFVPATSLNILAAAWIQFQVHDWVNHRRYKEGGRTVEVPLPPGGGTWANQPNGPEENVMRFAENEGIELPGDRPPVLFGNTASHWWDGSEVYGGDERTARSLREPDGGARLLLEGGHIPIDRTGIPLAGFKDNWWMGLSAMHTLFAREHNTVCDALRAEYPSMSEERIYHTARLVVSALIAKIHTVEWTPAILATKTIDIGLHTNWQGPPRNWLNQLGLWLLEAHALTGIPKTMPDHHGAPYSLTEDFVTVYRMHPLIPDDYELREYHFGQRLETVGFHDIQGAAAESQIRKTGLANTLYSFGIANPGAITLHNYPDALRHFQRDGEIIDLSVVDLVRTRRRGVPRYNDFRAGLHKERVRRFEDLTRDPETLSRLKDVYRDVDEIDTVVGLFAENPPTGFGFSDTAFRVFILMATRRLQSDRFLTVDYRPEIYTPLGIDWVEKSGMKSVVLRHCPELAGLLPREASAFAPWRPVPPVENGAAHEGG from the coding sequence ATGGCCGAGACCGAACGGTACGCACAGTACGAGCGGTACGAGGGCGGCAGCCCCGAGGCCGAGCGCCTCGTCTTCCAGCGCCTGGCCCGCGAGATCATGCGGGTCCAGGTGGCGAACCGGGAGGCGAGCGGCGCCCCGGGCCACGAGCGCGCCTTCCACGCGAAGGCGGCGCTCGGTGTGGAGAACGCCCGCCTGCGGTTCAACGACGATCTGCCGGCCGCGCTCACCGCCGGCTTCGCCCGCCCCGGCGCCGACTACCCGGCGACGGTGCGGCTTTCGAACGCCAGTGGCATGCGCGGCCCGGACAGCGCCCCCGATCTGCACGGAGTCGCCGTGCGCGTCCAGGTCACCGGCGAGGAGAGCCATGACCTGCTGGCGACGAGCTTCCCCGTGTCGCACGCCCGCGACGCCCGTGAGTTCGTGGCGTTCGCCAAGGCGATGGCCGGGGCCCGCACCCCGCTGCGCAAGGCGTACGGGCTGTTCGTGAAGCTGCCGCTCGCCGTGGGGCTCGGCACGGCCGCGCGGATGCGGCGCAATGTGCAGGCGGCGACCCGGCACACCGTCAACAGCCTGGCCCGCGAGACGTACTGGAGCCGCGGCGCGATCCTGTGGAGCGAGGCGGGGCCGGTCCGCTATCTGCTGCGCCCCTCCGTCGGCGGCGCCACCGAACCGCGCCCCGACCGCACGGACCCGGACTTCCTGCACAAGGAGCTGGCGCGGCGGCTGGAGCGCGACGACGTCTCCTTCGACCTGTGCGTGCAACGGTACGTCGACGAGCGCAGGACCCCGGTCGAGGACGGGTCGGTGGAGTGGAAGGAGGCCGTGTCGCCGCCGGTTCCGGTGGCGCGGCTGACGATCCCGCGGCAGGACGTCACGACGGCCGAGGCGCGGTCGGCGGCCCGCCGGATCGAGGAGCTGGCCTTCAACCCCTGGTTCACCACCGAGGAGTTCCGGCCGCTCGGCAATCTGAACCGGGCCCGCAAGGTCGCCTACGAGGCGAGCGCGGCGCAGCGCGGCGGCACCCGCTTCACGACCGAGGAACCGCTGCGCAACCAGGTGCTCGACGTGCCCGTCGGGCTCGCCTTCCGGATCCTGAACCGCGTCGTGCCGTGGCACAAACTCCCGCTGGACGCGGGCCTGTTGAACCTGGTGTTCCTGCGCAAGACGCTGCGCCGGTTCAACCTCATCGACACCGATGTGCAGGAGGCCCCGCCGAAGGCGGCGGCGGTGCCGGTCCCGGTCGACGAGCGGCTGCGGACGGCACGCTCGTACGACGGGACGTACAACGATCTCTCGGCGCCGGCGATGGGCGCGGTCGGCGCGGCGTTCGGCCGCAATCTGAAGCCCGTGTACCGGCCCGACCTCTTCGACACCCCGAACCCGGTGACGGTGAGCCGCCGGCTGCTCGCCCGGGAGAGCTTCGTCCCGGCGACGAGCCTCAACATCCTGGCGGCGGCCTGGATCCAGTTCCAGGTGCACGACTGGGTGAACCACCGGCGGTACAAGGAGGGCGGCAGGACCGTCGAGGTACCGCTGCCCCCGGGCGGCGGCACCTGGGCCAACCAGCCGAACGGGCCCGAGGAGAACGTGATGCGGTTCGCCGAGAACGAGGGCATCGAGCTGCCGGGCGACCGGCCGCCGGTCCTCTTCGGCAACACCGCCTCGCACTGGTGGGACGGCTCCGAGGTGTACGGCGGCGACGAGCGCACGGCCCGCTCGCTGCGCGAACCCGACGGCGGGGCACGGCTGTTGCTCGAAGGAGGTCACATCCCGATCGACCGTACGGGCATCCCGCTCGCCGGGTTCAAGGACAACTGGTGGATGGGGCTCAGCGCGATGCACACGCTGTTCGCGCGCGAGCACAACACGGTGTGCGACGCGCTGCGCGCCGAGTACCCGTCGATGAGCGAGGAGCGGATCTACCACACGGCACGGCTCGTGGTGTCCGCGCTCATCGCGAAGATCCATACGGTGGAGTGGACGCCGGCGATCCTCGCGACGAAGACCATCGACATCGGCCTGCACACGAACTGGCAGGGCCCGCCGCGCAACTGGCTCAACCAGCTCGGCCTGTGGCTGCTCGAGGCGCACGCGCTGACCGGCATCCCGAAGACGATGCCGGACCACCACGGGGCGCCGTACTCGCTCACCGAGGACTTCGTCACGGTCTACCGGATGCACCCGCTGATCCCGGACGACTACGAACTGCGCGAGTACCACTTCGGGCAGCGCCTGGAGACGGTCGGCTTCCACGACATCCAGGGGGCGGCGGCCGAGAGCCAGATCCGCAAGACGGGCCTGGCGAACACGCTGTACTCGTTCGGCATCGCGAATCCGGGCGCGATCACGCTGCACAACTACCCGGACGCGCTGCGGCACTTCCAGCGCGACGGGGAGATCATCGACCTGTCGGTGGTCGACCTGGTGCGCACCCGGCGCCGTGGCGTGCCGCGCTACAACGACTTCCGCGCGGGGCTGCACAAGGAGCGCGTGCGCCGCTTCGAGGACCTGACGCGGGACCCGGAGACGCTGTCCCGCCTCAAGGACGTGTACCGCGACGTCGACGAGATCGACACGGTCGTCGGCCTGTTCGCGGAGAACCCGCCGACCGGTTTCGGCTTCTCCGACACCGCCTTCCGGGTCTTCATCCTGATGGCGACGCGGCGGCTGCAGAGCGACCGCTTCCTCACCGTGGACTACCGCCCGGAGATCTACACGCCGCTGGGCATCGACTGGGTGGAGAAGAGCGGCATGAAGTCGGTCGTGCTGCGGCACTGCCCGGAGCTGGCGGGCCTGCTGCCGCGCGAGGCGA
- a CDS encoding GntR family transcriptional regulator, whose translation MAPAGPGDAGWLRDQVCEGVRDRIIDGRLRPGDRLVERDVAEEFGVSRIPVREAIRVLLSEGFLEAASARRIVVKQLSFQDVLDLFDLREALEVVAARRATERAGQSQIDALGRLLASADKATRGGRADRISRANNAFHHHIVEIAGNTLLASTLQPLEGRMRWLLQQVDDPHAVWEEHRALYEAIAAHDVDLAADRALRHVRHYREVALAVLFDSRPAVTPPPR comes from the coding sequence ATGGCACCTGCGGGACCCGGTGACGCCGGCTGGCTGCGCGACCAGGTGTGCGAGGGCGTCAGGGACCGGATCATCGACGGCCGGCTGCGCCCCGGCGACCGGCTGGTGGAGCGGGACGTGGCGGAGGAGTTCGGCGTCTCCCGCATTCCCGTGCGCGAGGCCATCAGGGTGCTGCTCAGCGAGGGCTTCCTGGAGGCCGCCTCGGCCCGCAGGATCGTCGTCAAGCAGCTGTCGTTCCAGGACGTGCTCGACCTGTTCGACCTCAGGGAGGCGCTGGAGGTCGTCGCCGCCCGCCGGGCCACCGAACGTGCCGGGCAGAGCCAGATCGACGCGCTGGGCCGGCTCCTCGCCAGCGCCGACAAGGCCACCCGCGGCGGCCGCGCCGACCGCATCTCGCGCGCGAACAACGCCTTCCACCACCACATCGTGGAGATCGCGGGCAACACGCTGCTGGCGTCCACGCTCCAGCCGCTTGAGGGCCGGATGCGCTGGCTGCTCCAGCAGGTGGACGACCCGCACGCGGTGTGGGAGGAGCACAGGGCGCTCTACGAGGCCATCGCCGCGCACGACGTGGACCTCGCCGCCGACCGGGCCCTGCGGCACGTCCGCCACTACCGCGAGGTCGCCCTCGCGGTGCTGTTCGACTCCCGCCCCGCGGTCACACCCCCGCCCCGCTGA
- a CDS encoding response regulator transcription factor, with amino-acid sequence MRPGTPPPEGHPVIRLLLADDQDLIRSALSALLDLESDFEVVASVDRGDKVLDAARAARPDVALLDIEMPGLDGLAAAARLTAELPGCRVVILTTFGRAGYLRRAMTAGAVGFVVKDAPPEALADAIRRVVRGERVVDPDLAAATLAAGDSPLTARERDVLEAARPGGSVADIAAALFLSEGTVRNHLSSVIAKTGTRNRMEALRTADERGWL; translated from the coding sequence ATGAGGCCCGGAACGCCGCCCCCGGAGGGACACCCCGTGATCAGGCTGCTGCTCGCCGACGACCAGGACCTCATCCGCAGCGCCCTGTCCGCGCTGCTCGACCTGGAGAGCGACTTCGAGGTCGTCGCCTCCGTCGACCGGGGCGACAAGGTCCTCGACGCGGCCCGTGCCGCCCGCCCCGACGTGGCGCTGCTCGACATCGAGATGCCGGGCCTCGACGGCCTCGCGGCGGCCGCGCGGCTCACCGCGGAACTGCCCGGGTGCCGGGTCGTCATCCTCACCACGTTCGGCCGGGCCGGATATCTGCGCCGGGCCATGACGGCGGGCGCCGTCGGCTTCGTGGTCAAGGACGCCCCGCCGGAGGCGCTGGCCGACGCGATCCGCCGGGTCGTGCGTGGCGAACGCGTCGTCGACCCGGACCTCGCCGCGGCGACCCTCGCCGCGGGCGACTCACCCCTGACGGCCCGCGAACGGGACGTCCTGGAAGCGGCCCGCCCCGGCGGCTCGGTGGCGGACATCGCGGCGGCCCTCTTCCTCTCCGAGGGCACCGTGCGCAACCACCTGTCCTCGGTCATCGCCAAGACGGGCACCCGCAACCGCATGGAGGCGCTGCGCACGGCCGACGAGCGCGGGTGGCTGTAG
- a CDS encoding GAF domain-containing protein — MSENRPLRVGMLTPSSNTALEPVTYALLRGAAGSVTAHFARVPVTRIALDAGSDAQFDPAPMLAAARQLADAKVDVLVWNGTSGSWLGVERDRALAAALTAETGVPATTSTLALLDACAAYGVTRLGLALPYTRDVAEAIVATYAKEGLECVLAEPFGEDDNEAFARIPAADVAAQIGRAATDGAQAVAVVCTNVHGAGETERLEQALGIPVFDSVTATLWRAVDLAGATPSWPGHGTLLRDGSLRARVQSVLTDLLGATGADRTTFRVDLPEHGLHVDLTAGEALRDGVRSIRRDASLDQRRLNTVEWLEAERRPLVQPHFRAAPHPPRALVDVYGVRAQMLSPVQCDGALTGWISVHSLRERDWGAADREALAAAADRLTAHLA, encoded by the coding sequence ATGAGCGAGAACCGCCCGCTGCGCGTGGGCATGCTCACCCCGTCGTCCAACACCGCTCTGGAGCCCGTCACCTACGCGCTGCTGCGGGGCGCCGCCGGTTCCGTCACCGCGCACTTCGCCCGGGTCCCGGTGACCCGGATCGCCCTGGACGCCGGCAGCGACGCCCAGTTCGACCCCGCGCCGATGCTGGCGGCGGCCCGGCAGCTGGCCGACGCCAAGGTCGACGTCCTCGTCTGGAACGGCACCTCCGGCTCCTGGCTCGGTGTCGAGCGGGACCGGGCGCTCGCCGCCGCGCTCACCGCGGAGACCGGCGTCCCGGCGACGACGTCGACGCTCGCGCTGCTGGACGCCTGCGCCGCGTACGGCGTGACACGGCTCGGCCTCGCCCTGCCGTACACCCGCGACGTCGCCGAGGCGATCGTGGCGACGTATGCGAAGGAGGGCCTGGAGTGCGTCCTCGCCGAGCCGTTCGGCGAGGACGACAACGAGGCCTTCGCCCGGATCCCGGCCGCCGACGTGGCCGCGCAGATCGGGCGGGCCGCCACCGACGGCGCCCAGGCGGTCGCCGTGGTCTGCACGAACGTGCACGGCGCCGGCGAGACCGAACGTCTCGAACAGGCCCTGGGCATCCCGGTGTTCGACTCGGTGACGGCCACTCTGTGGCGGGCTGTCGACCTCGCGGGAGCCACGCCCTCCTGGCCGGGCCACGGCACGCTGCTGCGCGACGGCAGCCTGCGCGCCCGCGTCCAGTCGGTCCTGACGGATCTGCTGGGGGCCACCGGCGCGGACCGCACCACGTTCCGCGTCGATCTGCCGGAGCACGGCCTGCACGTCGACCTGACCGCGGGCGAGGCGCTGCGCGACGGCGTGCGCTCGATCCGCCGGGACGCCTCCCTCGACCAGCGGCGCCTGAACACCGTCGAGTGGCTGGAGGCCGAGCGCCGTCCGCTGGTCCAGCCGCACTTCCGCGCCGCCCCGCACCCGCCGCGGGCCCTCGTCGACGTGTACGGGGTGCGGGCCCAGATGCTCTCGCCCGTGCAGTGCGACGGCGCGCTCACCGGGTGGATCTCGGTGCACAGCCTGCGCGAGCGGGACTGGGGCGCCGCCGACCGGGAGGCCCTCGCCGCGGCGGCCGACCGGCTCACGGCCCACCTCGCCTGA
- a CDS encoding sensor histidine kinase yields MEARGTPEASDDPQRWSQGWRRTVLATGMLAYPAVTAVGIAQYSSGAARVAGDAVVAVFCVAYVLATISVARGNERTRSLAFVPLTVLFLAALPFAHEYAFFLCTVIISFAALHWRRYAAALIGGGALAAVVVPWLVRPWHSGPGWLEAVALVFTALTVSAFAEIADSNRALVEARAEVARLAQLTERDRIARDLHDLLGQSLTVITVKSGLARKLATAGSPRAVDEIAEVEQLSRQALADVRAAVTGYREVTLAGELACGRELLRAAGITPELPASTESVPPDRQELFGWAVREGLTNVVRHARAARCTVTLSPTSAEIADDGTGAPAAPGNGLTGLRERVAAAGGRVEAGPRESGGWRLKVTVPAADEDGAA; encoded by the coding sequence ATGGAGGCGCGGGGCACACCGGAGGCGAGCGACGATCCGCAGCGCTGGTCCCAGGGCTGGCGGCGGACGGTGCTCGCCACCGGCATGCTCGCCTACCCCGCGGTCACCGCCGTCGGCATCGCCCAGTATTCCTCGGGAGCGGCCCGGGTCGCGGGAGACGCGGTCGTGGCCGTGTTCTGTGTCGCCTACGTACTGGCGACGATCAGCGTCGCGCGCGGGAACGAGCGGACCCGGTCACTGGCCTTCGTGCCGCTGACCGTCCTGTTCCTGGCCGCCCTGCCGTTCGCCCACGAATACGCGTTCTTCCTGTGCACCGTGATCATCTCGTTCGCCGCGCTGCACTGGCGGCGGTACGCGGCGGCGCTGATCGGCGGCGGGGCGCTCGCCGCCGTCGTCGTGCCGTGGCTGGTGCGGCCCTGGCACAGCGGGCCCGGCTGGCTGGAGGCGGTCGCGCTCGTCTTCACCGCGCTGACCGTGTCCGCGTTCGCGGAGATCGCCGACTCCAACCGGGCGCTGGTCGAGGCCCGCGCCGAGGTCGCCCGGCTCGCGCAGCTCACCGAGCGGGACCGGATCGCCCGCGACCTGCACGACCTGCTCGGCCAGTCGCTCACCGTCATCACCGTCAAGAGCGGCCTCGCCCGCAAGCTGGCCACCGCCGGATCGCCGCGCGCCGTCGACGAGATCGCCGAGGTCGAGCAGCTGTCCCGGCAGGCCCTCGCGGACGTACGGGCCGCGGTCACCGGCTACCGCGAGGTGACCCTCGCCGGTGAACTCGCCTGCGGCCGCGAGCTGTTGCGGGCGGCCGGGATCACCCCCGAGCTGCCCGCCTCGACGGAGTCGGTGCCCCCGGACCGCCAGGAACTCTTCGGCTGGGCCGTGCGCGAGGGCCTGACCAACGTCGTCCGCCACGCCCGCGCGGCCCGCTGCACGGTGACGCTGTCGCCGACGTCCGCCGAGATCGCCGACGACGGCACCGGCGCCCCGGCCGCCCCCGGCAACGGGCTGACCGGGCTGCGGGAGCGGGTGGCCGCCGCCGGGGGCCGGGTGGAGGCGGGGCCGCGCGAGAGCGGCGGCTGGCGGCTCAAGGTGACGGTTCCAGCGGCGGACGAGGACGGTGCGGCATGA
- a CDS encoding MFS transporter, which translates to MSSANPVPATGAGPKPPRTGTARPTRTRTRTRTRWKVFLLLLGVVTLNYIDRGSVSVALPLITDDLHLSKEVTGFVLSAFFWTYALMQLPAGRLIDRFGPRRMVGGACAGWGAATALTAAATGVGSLLGARLALGAVEAPVMPAGGKLNAQWLPAAERGRGAVLMDGGAPLGTALGGVAISGLIAWTGSWRLSFVVAGAATVAVGLFALWFLRDTPREHPGVNDAEAEHIERGHAAEDALAPGDDRPARLTDYLGHRSFWGMCLGWMGFNGVFYGLLTWGPLYLSETKGFDIKSIGWSTLVIFGAGFVGELIGGWLSDLWRARGGGANTVQRTLMGIAGGAVMAGLLGVVLVPDATTAVVLLSVVLFFLRWAGLYWALPSTLGGRANAGVVGAAMNLSGNIAGIVTPIAVGFIVGGTGSYTWALLYFVGAGALFTVSSLVIDYSRRLAVR; encoded by the coding sequence ATGTCGTCAGCCAACCCTGTCCCCGCCACCGGCGCGGGCCCGAAACCCCCGCGAACCGGTACCGCCCGGCCCACCCGCACCCGCACCCGCACCCGCACCCGCTGGAAGGTGTTCCTCCTCCTGCTGGGTGTCGTGACGCTCAACTACATCGATCGCGGCTCCGTCTCGGTCGCCCTGCCGCTGATCACCGACGACCTCCACCTGTCGAAGGAGGTCACCGGCTTCGTGCTCAGCGCCTTCTTCTGGACGTACGCGCTGATGCAGCTCCCCGCGGGCCGGCTCATCGACCGGTTCGGGCCGCGCCGGATGGTCGGCGGAGCCTGTGCCGGCTGGGGAGCGGCGACCGCGCTGACGGCCGCCGCGACCGGTGTCGGCTCACTGCTGGGCGCGCGCCTCGCGCTCGGCGCCGTCGAGGCGCCGGTGATGCCGGCCGGCGGCAAGCTCAACGCCCAGTGGCTGCCCGCCGCGGAGCGCGGGCGCGGCGCGGTCCTCATGGACGGCGGCGCCCCGCTCGGCACCGCCCTCGGCGGCGTGGCGATCTCCGGACTGATCGCCTGGACCGGCAGCTGGCGGCTCAGCTTCGTGGTGGCCGGCGCCGCGACGGTGGCCGTCGGCCTGTTCGCCCTGTGGTTCCTGCGCGACACCCCGCGCGAGCACCCCGGCGTGAACGACGCCGAGGCCGAGCACATCGAGCGGGGGCACGCCGCCGAGGACGCGCTGGCCCCCGGCGACGACCGCCCGGCCCGGCTCACCGACTACCTCGGGCACCGCTCCTTCTGGGGCATGTGCCTGGGCTGGATGGGCTTCAACGGCGTCTTCTACGGGCTGCTGACCTGGGGCCCGCTCTACCTCTCGGAGACCAAGGGCTTCGACATCAAGTCGATCGGCTGGTCCACGCTCGTCATCTTCGGCGCCGGGTTCGTCGGCGAACTCATCGGCGGCTGGCTCAGCGACCTCTGGCGGGCGCGCGGCGGTGGCGCCAACACCGTGCAGCGCACCCTGATGGGGATCGCGGGCGGGGCCGTGATGGCGGGGCTGCTCGGCGTCGTCCTCGTGCCGGACGCGACGACCGCCGTGGTGCTGCTCTCCGTCGTCCTGTTCTTCCTGCGCTGGGCGGGCCTGTACTGGGCGCTGCCGTCCACGCTGGGCGGCCGGGCCAACGCCGGTGTGGTCGGCGCCGCCATGAACCTGTCCGGCAACATCGCCGGGATCGTCACCCCGATCGCCGTCGGCTTCATCGTCGGCGGCACCGGCTCCTACACCTGGGCGCTGCTCTACTTCGTCGGCGCGGGCGCCCTGTTCACCGTCTCGTCCCTGGTCATCGACTATTCGAGGAGGCTCGCCGTCCGATGA